One genomic window of uncultured delta proteobacterium includes the following:
- the upp gene encoding uracil phosphoribosyltransferase (Evidence 2a : Function of homologous gene experimentally demonstrated in an other organism; PubMedId : 10079076, 1371255, 8856065, 9298646; Product type e : enzyme): MAVHVVDHPLVRHKLGILRRRDIPVREFREISNEICRLLTYEATKTLKTERTTIQGWAGPVEVERIKGKKMTAVPILRAGIGMLDGFLDMIPGAKVSVVGIFRNEETLEPVRYYVKLAKDMAHRTAVILDPMLATGGTLCETIKLLKEAGCTSIMGLFLVCAPEGLARLEKEHPDVEVFTASIDKGLNEHGYILPGLGDAGDKIFGTK; this comes from the coding sequence GTGGCAGTTCACGTGGTAGACCATCCCCTCGTCAGGCACAAACTCGGCATTCTGCGCCGCCGCGATATCCCGGTCCGCGAATTCCGGGAAATTTCAAACGAAATTTGCAGGTTGCTTACCTATGAAGCGACCAAAACCCTGAAAACGGAAAGAACAACCATACAGGGATGGGCCGGGCCTGTCGAGGTGGAGCGCATCAAGGGCAAGAAGATGACCGCCGTGCCTATCTTGCGCGCGGGCATCGGCATGCTGGACGGGTTCCTGGACATGATCCCCGGGGCGAAGGTCAGCGTCGTCGGGATATTCCGCAACGAGGAAACCCTTGAGCCTGTCCGCTACTACGTCAAACTGGCCAAGGACATGGCGCACAGAACGGCCGTGATTCTCGACCCCATGCTGGCGACGGGCGGCACCCTGTGCGAAACCATCAAGCTGCTGAAAGAAGCGGGCTGCACCTCCATCATGGGGCTTTTCCTGGTCTGCGCGCCCGAGGGGCTGGCGCGGCTGGAGAAGGAGCACCCGGACGTGGAGGTGTTCACAGCTTCCATCGACAAGGGCCTCAACGAGCACGGCTACATTCTGCCGGGTCTCGGCGATGCCGGGGACAAGATTTTCGGGACGAAATAG
- the uraA gene encoding putative uracil permease (Evidence 3 : Function proposed based on presence of conserved amino acid motif, structural feature or limited homology): MSGQPINKYSLSSLDYAFSIRQCVVGAQMLFVAFGALVLVPMLTGLDPNVALFTAGAGTLAFQIVTRGKVPIFLASSFAFIAPIQYGMRTWGPGGTMCGIVAAGFLYFLVSALIRWKGLKSVYKLLPPIVTGPVIMVIGLSLSPSAVHMALGRTGDGAAVLFPVSVALPVALPALAATIIVSIYGKGFLRLVPILSGILVGYLAALVAGIVDFSVIDKAPWFGLPAFVRPTWNLQAAILFMLVGIAPIIEHVGNILAVGAVTGRNYAEDPGLHKTLLGDGIATSIAGLFGGPPNTTYAEVTGGITLVRAFNPAVLTWAAFTALALSFVTKLGAVLQTIPTPVMGGIMILLFGAISVVGMNLLVRAGEDLVLPRNMAIVAMVLVFGIGGMIFRAGDFTLEGIGLAGVTGIVLNLVLPNRPE, translated from the coding sequence ATGAGCGGGCAACCAATCAATAAATATTCCCTGTCCTCCCTGGATTATGCGTTCAGCATCCGGCAGTGCGTGGTGGGCGCGCAAATGCTGTTCGTGGCGTTCGGCGCGCTGGTGCTGGTGCCCATGCTGACGGGGCTCGACCCCAACGTGGCGCTGTTCACCGCCGGGGCGGGCACATTGGCCTTCCAGATCGTCACGCGGGGCAAGGTGCCCATCTTTCTCGCCTCCTCCTTCGCCTTTATCGCGCCCATCCAGTACGGCATGCGCACATGGGGGCCGGGCGGCACCATGTGCGGCATCGTCGCCGCCGGATTTCTTTATTTTCTGGTCAGCGCCCTCATCCGCTGGAAGGGGCTGAAATCCGTTTACAAGCTGCTGCCGCCCATCGTGACGGGGCCGGTCATCATGGTCATCGGCCTTTCCCTTTCGCCCTCGGCCGTGCACATGGCGCTCGGCAGAACGGGCGACGGCGCCGCCGTGCTTTTTCCCGTGAGTGTGGCCCTGCCCGTGGCGCTTCCCGCGCTCGCGGCGACCATTATCGTTTCCATCTACGGCAAGGGATTTTTGCGGCTTGTTCCCATCCTGTCCGGCATTCTCGTGGGGTATCTCGCCGCCCTGGTGGCGGGGATCGTCGACTTTTCCGTTATCGACAAGGCGCCCTGGTTCGGCCTGCCGGCCTTTGTCCGACCTACGTGGAATCTGCAAGCCGCCATTTTGTTCATGCTGGTTGGGATCGCGCCCATTATCGAGCACGTGGGCAATATTCTGGCCGTCGGCGCGGTGACCGGCAGAAACTATGCCGAAGACCCCGGCCTGCACAAAACCCTGCTCGGCGACGGCATTGCCACCAGCATTGCCGGGCTTTTCGGCGGGCCGCCCAACACGACATACGCAGAAGTCACCGGCGGCATCACCTTGGTGCGGGCGTTCAATCCGGCGGTGCTCACCTGGGCCGCCTTCACCGCTCTGGCCCTGTCCTTCGTGACCAAGCTCGGCGCGGTGCTGCAAACCATCCCCACCCCGGTTATGGGCGGGATCATGATCCTGCTGTTCGGCGCCATCAGCGTCGTGGGGATGAACCTGCTCGTCCGCGCGGGGGAGGATCTGGTCCTGCCGCGCAATATGGCCATTGTGGCCATGGTGCTGGTGTTCGGCATCGGGGGCATGATATTCCGGGCCGGGGACTTTACCCTTGAAGGCATCGGGCTTGCCGGGGTCACGGGGATCGTTCTCAACCTCGTTCTGCCGAACAGGCCGGAGTGA
- a CDS encoding conserved exported hypothetical protein (Evidence 4 : Homologs of previously reported genes of unknown function), producing the protein MRLLQYVFLLALPVALSGCAALSGPTITERQAKSDELYSQAQSAIMAEGREKGPDYAAAGRYYERAARNGSAQAAYALAALYRDALLVDKDEDAATRDREKTFFWMREAAVGGWPQAQYELAVFYYSGKGTERNPAEAIKWLEKAAENNHVLAQRFLGTLYLNGAHADSGLTVTPDAKKGAAWYLRAAYNDDGPSQAVMGSLYMSGKGIERDHIQAIKWNRLAAAKGEADAQKRLSTLYADQKRRSNYEQAILFQREEFAKGDARAGYNLGRIYYYSPAPYMNPRQAVKLFRETGSKVGAAALMMGVACEEGKGVPQNFAEAVDWYRKAIVLGQHEAYAYLGAAYLDGRGVPASEEEAVLQLQLGADKGDARSQRRLAVLYTQGRGVPYDYEKALHWSLEAAKGGDVQAMYLAGAMYEKGVGTTRSVEDARRLYQQAVDMAGSDEFVRREDTASWKRDAQKALERLDAEIAAEKARAEAEAAANKTGDAQSPEAKPAQ; encoded by the coding sequence ATGCGCTTATTGCAGTACGTTTTTCTTTTGGCGCTGCCTGTTGCTTTGTCCGGCTGCGCCGCTCTGTCCGGGCCCACGATTACCGAGCGGCAGGCGAAGAGCGACGAGTTGTATAGCCAGGCCCAGAGCGCCATTATGGCCGAGGGGCGGGAAAAAGGCCCGGATTACGCCGCCGCGGGCCGGTATTATGAACGCGCGGCCCGCAACGGCAGCGCCCAGGCGGCCTATGCCCTGGCGGCCCTCTACCGCGACGCCCTGCTTGTGGACAAAGATGAGGACGCGGCCACCAGGGACCGGGAAAAAACCTTTTTCTGGATGCGTGAGGCCGCTGTCGGCGGCTGGCCCCAGGCCCAGTATGAGCTTGCGGTCTTTTACTATTCCGGCAAGGGAACGGAACGGAACCCGGCGGAAGCGATCAAATGGCTCGAGAAGGCCGCCGAGAACAACCACGTTCTCGCCCAGCGCTTTCTCGGTACCTTGTACCTGAACGGCGCCCACGCGGACAGCGGGCTCACGGTAACCCCCGACGCCAAAAAAGGCGCCGCCTGGTATCTGCGGGCGGCCTACAACGACGACGGGCCTTCCCAGGCCGTTATGGGGTCGCTGTACATGAGCGGCAAGGGCATTGAGCGGGATCATATCCAGGCCATCAAATGGAACCGCCTTGCGGCGGCCAAGGGCGAAGCGGACGCGCAAAAGCGGCTTTCCACCCTGTATGCCGACCAGAAACGGCGGAGTAATTACGAGCAGGCCATTCTCTTCCAGCGTGAGGAGTTCGCCAAAGGCGACGCGAGAGCCGGGTACAACCTGGGCCGGATTTACTACTATTCACCCGCGCCGTACATGAACCCGCGCCAGGCCGTGAAGCTGTTCCGGGAAACCGGCTCCAAGGTTGGGGCAGCGGCCCTCATGATGGGGGTCGCCTGCGAGGAAGGCAAGGGTGTGCCGCAGAACTTCGCGGAAGCCGTCGATTGGTACAGGAAGGCCATTGTGCTCGGCCAGCACGAGGCGTACGCCTATCTCGGCGCGGCCTACCTTGACGGCCGGGGCGTGCCCGCGAGCGAGGAGGAAGCCGTCCTCCAACTGCAGTTGGGGGCGGACAAGGGCGACGCCCGGAGCCAGCGGCGCCTGGCCGTGCTGTACACGCAGGGCAGGGGTGTTCCCTACGACTACGAGAAAGCCCTGCACTGGAGCCTTGAGGCCGCGAAGGGCGGGGACGTTCAGGCTATGTATCTGGCGGGCGCCATGTACGAGAAGGGCGTGGGCACAACCCGCAGTGTCGAGGATGCCCGCCGCCTGTACCAGCAGGCCGTGGACATGGCCGGCTCGGACGAGTTCGTCCGCAGGGAAGACACCGCTTCCTGGAAGCGCGACGCGCAAAAGGCCCTTGAGCGCCTGGATGCCGAAATAGCGGCGGAAAAGGCGCGGGCCGAGGCGGAAGCCGCCGCGAATAAAACGGGAGACGCGCAGTCGCCCGAGGCCAAGCCCGCGCAGTAA
- a CDS encoding Major facilitator superfamily MFS_1 produces MLLWEVRTRPLWFPGAELPAAKERIDVRRPHIPMLAQISVAHLVSHVYIMAIPALLPLLPDALGVTFVELGAAVSLFNVMSATCQIPMGFIVDRFGARRVLVLGIGTGTASFFLLSLFPSYVGLLVAAGVLGASNAVYHPSDYAILSRSMRETIMGKAFSVHSFAGYGGSAATPFLMVSIATLFSISGAFFAAGTLGTIVLAMFFLAGPEKNVPVEPAPPQAPAGAPKGNMAVFTLPVLVLTGLYVLLSLSTASIERFSVSALMEGYGVTLPLANTALTAFLICSAVGVLSGGELADRTRRHGFVAAVAFGVAAVLTVVVALGDLPPLLLVVLFALIGFLTGVIVPSRDMLVRAASPKGGEGKTFGVVSSGFNIGGTIGPLLCGYFLDHGLPSFVFWATVAFMVLTVLVTWAQESRRGCEPERAGSRG; encoded by the coding sequence ATGCTTTTGTGGGAGGTTCGAACCCGCCCTTTGTGGTTCCCCGGCGCGGAACTGCCTGCGGCGAAGGAGAGAATTGACGTGCGGCGTCCCCACATTCCCATGCTGGCACAAATATCCGTGGCCCATCTCGTGAGCCACGTTTACATCATGGCCATCCCGGCCCTCTTGCCGCTGCTTCCCGACGCTCTTGGGGTTACTTTCGTGGAACTGGGCGCGGCGGTGAGCCTTTTCAACGTCATGTCCGCCACGTGTCAGATCCCCATGGGCTTCATCGTCGACCGTTTCGGCGCCCGGCGCGTCCTGGTCCTGGGGATCGGCACGGGCACCGCCAGCTTTTTTCTTCTCTCCCTTTTCCCGTCATACGTGGGGCTGCTCGTGGCGGCGGGCGTGCTCGGGGCGTCCAACGCCGTGTACCACCCTTCGGATTACGCCATCCTGTCCCGTTCCATGCGGGAAACCATCATGGGGAAGGCTTTTTCCGTGCACAGTTTCGCCGGGTATGGCGGTTCGGCGGCCACGCCGTTTCTGATGGTGAGCATCGCTACGCTGTTCAGTATATCCGGCGCGTTTTTCGCCGCCGGGACGCTCGGGACGATTGTTCTGGCCATGTTCTTCCTTGCCGGGCCGGAAAAAAACGTCCCCGTGGAGCCCGCCCCGCCGCAGGCCCCGGCGGGCGCCCCAAAAGGGAACATGGCCGTATTCACTTTGCCGGTTCTGGTCCTGACCGGGCTGTACGTTCTGCTCAGTCTGAGCACGGCGTCCATTGAGCGGTTTTCGGTTTCCGCCCTGATGGAGGGCTACGGGGTTACCTTGCCCTTGGCCAATACCGCCTTGACCGCCTTTCTCATCTGTTCCGCCGTGGGTGTGCTGAGCGGGGGAGAACTCGCGGACCGCACGCGCCGGCACGGGTTTGTGGCGGCGGTGGCGTTCGGGGTGGCGGCCGTGCTGACGGTCGTTGTCGCGCTTGGGGATTTGCCGCCGCTGCTGCTGGTTGTCCTGTTCGCGCTGATCGGGTTTTTGACCGGCGTGATCGTGCCCTCGCGGGACATGCTCGTGCGCGCGGCTTCCCCCAAGGGCGGGGAAGGGAAAACCTTCGGCGTGGTTTCGTCCGGCTTCAATATCGGCGGCACCATAGGGCCGCTGCTATGCGGCTATTTTCTGGACCACGGCCTGCCGTCCTTTGTTTTCTGGGCCACGGTGGCCTTCATGGTCCTGACGGTCCTTGTGACGTGGGCGCAGGAAAGCCGCCGGGGGTGTGAGCCGGAACGGGCGGGGTCGCGCGGTTGA
- a CDS encoding CGGC domain protein translates to MKKIGIIRCQQTEDMCPGTTDFTIAASGKFAFEPFGPVEIIGFVSCGGCPGKRAVSRAAMLKSRGAEAVFLASCIKKGTPIGMPCPNYEAMKTAIEKKLDGTPLIDWTH, encoded by the coding sequence ATGAAAAAGATAGGCATCATACGGTGTCAGCAAACGGAAGACATGTGTCCGGGAACAACGGACTTCACCATCGCCGCCTCCGGCAAGTTCGCCTTTGAGCCCTTCGGCCCCGTGGAAATCATCGGTTTTGTGAGCTGCGGCGGCTGCCCCGGCAAGCGCGCCGTGTCCCGCGCGGCCATGCTCAAGAGTCGCGGGGCCGAGGCGGTCTTTCTGGCCTCCTGCATCAAGAAGGGCACGCCCATCGGCATGCCCTGCCCCAACTATGAAGCCATGAAAACGGCCATTGAGAAAAAGCTCGACGGCACGCCGCTGATAGACTGGACGCACTGA